One Spinacia oleracea cultivar Varoflay chromosome 4, BTI_SOV_V1, whole genome shotgun sequence DNA segment encodes these proteins:
- the LOC110790166 gene encoding mediator of RNA polymerase II transcription subunit 32 isoform X2: MDNSVDALTSAYQEFVAAACGVLEAKEASESQKTAATDAALENFKQRWELFRVACDQAEEFVESVKQRIGSECLVDEATGSVAEKPGQPVTGLPPISAVRLEQMSKAVRWLVIELQQGSGNSGVSSHPNSSAPFDARFSEDTAQ, encoded by the coding sequence ATGGACAACAGTGTAGATGCCCTAACTAGTGCATATCAGGAATTTGTGGCTGCGGCTTGTGGGGTCTTAGAAGCAAAAGAAGCATCCGAAAGTCAGAAAACAGCAGCTACAGATGCTGCCCTTGAGAACTTTAAGCAGCGTTGGGAACTATTCAGGGTTGCTTGTGATCAAGCTGAGGAGTTTGTAGAGTCTGTTAAGCAGAGAATAGGATCAGAGTGTTTGGTGGATGAAGCAACAGGCTCAGTGGCTGAGAAGCCTGGACAGCCTGTTACTGGTCTTCCACCCATCAGTGCTGTAAGGCTAGAACAAATGAGTAAAGCAGTGAGATGGCTTGTGATTGAACTACAACAGGGTTCTGGAAACAGTGGTGTGTCGTCTCACCCCAACTCTTCTGCTCCTTTCGATGCCAGGTTCTCAGAGGATACAGCTCAATAG
- the LOC110790166 gene encoding uncharacterized protein isoform X1, with amino-acid sequence MSHRYSYRKDDILSLGLDVTGVCVYCINSTDVFLPKSVSDKYHHLKGYLGCCRSCGKPVKKSAFYCSILCKLLANEEQENFGIAEMIMEHENPSRRRCLSKNRKREREEEKKIISLSNNGGGFSVEMKHGGNPVILKNAKEKLETLIDAVNLTYRKKGRKGIPYRAHFF; translated from the coding sequence ATGTCTCACCGTTACTCTTACAGAAAAGATGACATTTTGAGTTTAGGGTTAGATGTAACTGGGGTTTGTGTTTACTGCATTAATTCAACTGATGTTTTCTTACCAAAATCAGTTTCTGACAAATACCATCACTTGAAAGGATATCTTGGGTGTTGCAGATCTTGTGGGAAGCCTGTGAAAAAGTCTGCATTTTACTGCTCAATTCTGTGTAAGTTACTTGCCAATGAAGAGCAGGAGAATTTTGGGATTGCGGAGATGATAATGGAGCACGAGAACCCGAGTCGCCGTCGTTGTCTTTCGAAGAACAGGAAGAGAGAAAgggaggaagagaagaagataaTTAGTTTAAGTAATAATGGTGGAGGATTTTCTGTAGAAATGAAGCATGGGGGTAATCCTGTAATTCTGAAGAACGCCAAGGAGAAATTGGAGACTTTGATAGATGCTGTTAATCTGACATACAGGAAGAAGGGTAGAAAAGGAATTCCTTACAGGGCTCATTTCTTTTGA